In Pontiella desulfatans, one DNA window encodes the following:
- the pilM gene encoding pilus assembly protein PilM encodes MIKKASKKDQTRKRFNDLVGVDFSTTGTKVVRLKSHKGGLTLAGLDLLPPIDFGEVASRIELPRNMSTYYGCLSYTGSAAVVRMVNAPLPAGEETLPEPKLRELLNVTDDYRVSARMVKRGKGRQDSSLLAAAIPQDDVRYLLSMFPSGPPAPASLEVSGLAFVSAFLHARGEECKESAVCLFEAGESLSHFVFLNNQSVVLVGKLAFGTRTLRQKLAKDLGVDEELADSILTDRSINISSSLSNVMEPFFKQLSISKDFIERHQGCRISKIYVSGGLSLLSSWSSEVGNLLNMAVEHWSPFENIEIDPDILPHEMEKQATRFAAAVGAAIGGFEE; translated from the coding sequence ATGATTAAGAAAGCATCCAAGAAGGATCAAACGCGAAAACGGTTCAACGATCTGGTCGGGGTGGATTTTTCAACCACGGGCACCAAGGTGGTTCGTCTGAAAAGTCATAAGGGAGGATTGACGCTGGCCGGGCTCGACCTCCTCCCTCCGATCGATTTCGGGGAGGTGGCCAGTCGCATCGAGCTGCCGCGGAACATGTCCACCTACTATGGCTGTCTGTCCTATACCGGTTCTGCGGCGGTTGTCCGCATGGTCAATGCGCCGTTGCCGGCGGGAGAGGAAACGTTGCCGGAACCCAAGTTGCGCGAGTTGCTCAATGTGACCGACGACTATCGTGTTTCCGCCCGAATGGTGAAGCGCGGGAAGGGGCGGCAGGATTCCAGCTTGCTGGCCGCCGCCATTCCCCAGGACGATGTCCGCTACCTCCTGAGCATGTTCCCTTCGGGACCGCCGGCTCCGGCATCGCTCGAGGTTTCCGGCCTGGCTTTTGTCTCGGCTTTTCTCCATGCCCGGGGCGAGGAATGCAAGGAGAGTGCCGTCTGCCTTTTCGAGGCGGGGGAATCGCTAAGCCATTTTGTTTTCCTCAACAACCAATCGGTCGTGCTGGTTGGCAAGCTGGCTTTCGGCACCCGGACGTTGCGTCAAAAGCTCGCTAAGGACCTGGGGGTCGACGAAGAACTCGCCGACTCCATCCTGACCGATCGTTCGATCAATATTTCGTCTTCGCTTTCGAACGTGATGGAGCCTTTCTTTAAGCAGTTGAGCATTTCAAAGGATTTCATCGAGCGGCACCAGGGGTGCCGCATTTCCAAGATCTATGTTTCCGGGGGGTTAAGTCTTCTTTCCAGTTGGTCGAGCGAGGTCGGGAATTTGTTGAACATGGCCGTGGAACACTGGAGTCCCTTTGAAAACATCGAGATTGATCCGGACATTCTGCCTCACGAGATGGAAAAGCAGGCCACACGGTTCGCTGCCGCAGTCGGTGCCGCGATCGGAGGGTTTGAGGAATAA
- a CDS encoding NAD(P)H-dependent oxidoreductase has product MVKERPTPWQVMESLADIVSKAYGEKRAKATGTIQFVLSHADGLLECHLVADGGNVRLCEGRADRPEVTLCSSFYDWLDLAGGRLHPVLGVIRGKLKFSGKTSLFAALMPDDAFWETVDNRVQDPPTPFEMNPVRHWKKPQKVVVLNGSPRGEGGYTEFYLRAFLAGLGRKGVGIETIHLRELDIRQCSGCWQCWLKGTGECVFQDDFQRVRDRVWQADLVVFAFPLYVDGMPSLLKNLLDRSVGSSSPFMVEGIWKTRHPRRVARDQACVVLSICGFLEMDNFDAVKAHVRQVSHNLHLPVVAGIYRSAAMYLHGNPTVYRQLNEVLDAMARAGAEIVEKGLVRRKTMRRIEQQPCTPKVFRKESNFYWTHKVGSGDADY; this is encoded by the coding sequence ATGGTTAAGGAACGGCCAACGCCGTGGCAGGTGATGGAAAGCCTGGCGGATATCGTATCGAAGGCCTATGGCGAAAAACGCGCCAAGGCAACGGGAACGATCCAGTTTGTTCTCTCGCATGCGGATGGACTGCTGGAGTGCCACCTTGTTGCCGATGGCGGGAACGTCCGGCTATGCGAGGGGAGGGCTGATCGCCCGGAAGTAACCTTGTGTTCCTCCTTCTACGACTGGCTGGACTTGGCCGGAGGACGGTTGCATCCCGTACTAGGGGTGATCCGCGGCAAACTTAAATTTTCAGGGAAGACATCGCTTTTCGCCGCGCTCATGCCGGACGATGCCTTCTGGGAGACGGTGGACAACCGGGTGCAGGATCCTCCAACCCCTTTTGAAATGAATCCAGTCCGGCACTGGAAAAAGCCGCAGAAGGTCGTGGTGTTGAATGGCTCGCCGCGCGGGGAGGGCGGATATACCGAGTTCTATCTCAGGGCGTTCCTAGCCGGGCTCGGTCGGAAGGGCGTCGGGATTGAAACCATTCACTTGAGGGAACTGGATATCCGCCAGTGCTCCGGATGCTGGCAATGCTGGCTGAAAGGGACGGGGGAGTGCGTATTCCAGGACGATTTCCAGCGTGTGCGCGATCGGGTTTGGCAGGCTGATTTGGTGGTGTTCGCTTTTCCGCTATACGTGGACGGCATGCCATCGTTGCTGAAAAACCTATTGGACCGTTCGGTTGGAAGCAGTTCGCCCTTCATGGTTGAGGGGATTTGGAAGACACGCCATCCCCGTCGCGTTGCTCGGGACCAGGCCTGTGTGGTCCTGTCCATTTGCGGTTTTCTTGAAATGGATAATTTCGATGCCGTCAAGGCCCACGTCAGGCAGGTTTCCCATAACCTCCATCTACCGGTTGTCGCCGGAATCTATCGTTCGGCGGCCATGTATCTGCATGGTAACCCAACGGTGTATCGGCAACTGAATGAGGTGCTCGATGCCATGGCGCGGGCAGGGGCCGAAATTGTCGAAAAGGGGCTGGTCCGGCGCAAAACCATGCGGCGCATAGAACAGCAACCCTGTACGCCGAAAGTATTCAGAAAAGAGTCCAACTTTTACTGGACGCACAAAGTCGGCAGCGGCGACGCCGATTACTAA
- a CDS encoding response regulator: MPRILIIDDDETIRNVFQRFLTGKGFDVSVAPDGRKGLRVLDDEQVDLVVTDIMMPETDGLEVVMAIRGKGTDIPVIAMSGGMHAMPMDFLPMAKKFGACKVLYKPIELEDLLAAVQEAL; encoded by the coding sequence ATGCCGCGCATACTGATAATCGACGACGACGAAACCATCCGGAATGTCTTCCAGCGTTTCCTGACCGGCAAGGGGTTCGATGTTTCCGTGGCCCCCGACGGGCGAAAGGGATTGCGGGTGCTGGATGATGAGCAGGTCGATCTCGTGGTCACGGATATCATGATGCCCGAAACGGACGGCCTGGAAGTGGTGATGGCCATCCGGGGCAAGGGTACAGATATCCCCGTCATCGCCATGTCGGGGGGCATGCATGCCATGCCGATGGATTTTCTTCCGATGGCCAAGAAGTTCGGCGCATGCAAGGTGCTCTACAAGCCCATCGAACTCGAAGACCTGCTTGCCGCTGTACAGGAAGCCCTTTAG
- a CDS encoding PAS domain S-box protein, giving the protein MKMHKRPSLKLLGLPYEATVALVYLLFALAWIFFSDLALEISVRDPQRILDLQTYKGFAFVGVTALILFYVLHRIFQRFRNIHECLELSEERYRMLIECQSDLVVKVDVEGRFLYVSPTYCEMFGKTEDSLLGNTFMPLVHEDDVAATEEAMKSLFEPPFQAYMEQRALTKDGWRFFAWQDTAILDEEGNVKEIIGVGRDISKRKESDDRLRLATNAAQIGIWEYRFDDKRLIWDEQMFALYDVEPARFGGYIEDWESTLHPDDLESARRVFADLLRGETVYSTEFRIVWRDGSVHHIKALAEIKRDAVGHPVQAVGTNWDVSKQRQMVAALRASEQDYRQLFENMTAGFVVLEVVRDDAGKPVDYKIVQANRAAEEIGGMSRAQVVGRLIKEEFSPFETYWLDQFAQVAESGQPAVFENEVSSIGQVLSARVFQPKPGYLALVISDNTARRQAEEAYRASNERLQLATTAAQIGIWEYEVGPDRLIWDEQMFALYDMERPEFEDNFESWEKRVHPEDLEATKAELAHCIDSGSDLNLSFRIFWRDGSIHHIRNLATIAYDADGNALSIVGANWDVTESKQAERELEESRRFLRAILDMIPVGVFWKGLDFRYLGANQTFLQDKGLGDPMDIIGKDDYAINTDPASCDGYRADDRNVIESGEPLLNIEETHGVASGEIRHLLTSKIPMRNVEGEVVGVLGAYVDITQVKLLEEERHRVQRQLQHIVDNTNDMIFQIDLKGNFIYANSAAKALTGYAADELVSKNVMELILPEFQAMVQGRIENRIGGNPETGHFAFQIRHKDGHCLWVELATSGAYDTKGELESMQAVARDISTRKHAETELEESRSFLQTIINTIPARVFWKDLHSVYMGCNTSFATDSGVGDPEDLVGKSDFDMSWGEAEAELYRADDQSVIESGEPRLNFEESQTRPDGSVFWLSTSKVPIHNSVGEIIGVLGAYQDITDRKALEEERTRLFAAINQTAEAIVIMKTDGIIEYVNPAFESVTGFSRQEAVGVSLAIIKSGKHDDEFYSKIWRTIEAGKIWRGRIVNRHKDGSYYTVEAAISPVRDADGEIVNHVVSIRDISQEVELEAHMRQAQKMDAVGRLAGGVAHDFNNILQSILGFSGILLSELEAGSPQFQDVDEIRKAARRAGDLTRQLLTLSRKHNVEYAVQNLNEIIRNSERMMERLIGENIDLVFDLQADLQPVRVDLGQIEQILLNLYINARDAMPDGGTLTVATRNVMAAEDGGIVEEGAGNDHVCLCVHDTGVGIREEVREHLFEPFFTTKKVGEGTGLGLSVVYGIVQQHGGWIDVSSKVGEGAKFKVYLPAFDRCELDGSSAQEPEETTDTPLGRGEHIVVVEDDATLCDLTRRMLQDAGYAVVSAVNREQALLALEGAACNLLFSDVVLPDGTGIELARQVRERFGNIPVLLCSGYSHDAETHDSLQSNGFRYLQKPVASMKLLQTVREMLDEAARL; this is encoded by the coding sequence ATGAAGATGCACAAGAGACCTTCCCTGAAACTCCTTGGCTTGCCCTATGAAGCGACGGTGGCCTTGGTGTATCTTCTTTTCGCCTTGGCATGGATCTTCTTTTCCGATCTGGCCCTGGAGATCTCCGTTCGCGACCCGCAACGGATCCTCGATCTGCAAACCTACAAGGGGTTTGCGTTTGTCGGCGTGACGGCCTTGATCCTCTTTTATGTCCTCCACCGCATTTTCCAACGGTTCCGGAATATCCATGAATGCCTGGAATTGAGTGAAGAGCGCTATCGCATGCTGATTGAATGCCAGTCGGATTTGGTGGTGAAGGTGGATGTTGAAGGACGCTTCCTATACGTGAGCCCGACCTATTGCGAAATGTTCGGCAAGACCGAGGATTCCTTGCTGGGCAATACGTTCATGCCGTTGGTTCATGAGGACGATGTGGCGGCAACCGAGGAGGCGATGAAGTCGCTGTTCGAACCGCCTTTCCAGGCCTACATGGAACAACGGGCGCTGACCAAGGATGGTTGGAGGTTCTTTGCCTGGCAGGATACCGCCATTCTCGACGAAGAGGGCAACGTCAAGGAGATCATCGGGGTCGGCCGCGATATCTCAAAGCGCAAGGAGAGCGACGACCGCCTGCGTCTGGCAACGAATGCCGCGCAGATCGGAATCTGGGAATACCGGTTCGATGACAAAAGGCTGATCTGGGATGAACAAATGTTCGCGCTCTACGACGTGGAGCCGGCCAGGTTCGGCGGGTATATTGAAGACTGGGAAAGCACGCTCCATCCGGACGACCTCGAATCGGCCCGCCGGGTCTTTGCGGATCTGCTGCGTGGAGAAACCGTGTATTCGACGGAGTTCCGGATCGTGTGGCGCGATGGCAGCGTGCACCATATCAAGGCGTTGGCGGAAATCAAGCGGGACGCGGTCGGGCATCCCGTGCAGGCTGTTGGCACCAACTGGGACGTCTCGAAGCAGCGTCAAATGGTGGCGGCCCTTAGGGCCAGCGAGCAGGACTATCGCCAATTGTTCGAGAACATGACTGCCGGGTTCGTGGTGCTCGAGGTGGTGCGCGATGATGCCGGAAAGCCCGTCGACTATAAAATCGTTCAAGCCAACCGCGCGGCGGAAGAGATCGGGGGCATGAGCCGCGCGCAGGTTGTTGGGCGGCTGATTAAAGAGGAATTCAGCCCCTTTGAAACCTACTGGCTCGACCAGTTCGCCCAGGTGGCCGAAAGCGGGCAACCGGCCGTCTTTGAGAATGAAGTGTCCTCGATTGGCCAAGTGTTGTCGGCCAGGGTATTCCAGCCCAAACCCGGATACCTCGCGCTGGTGATTTCCGACAACACCGCCCGCCGCCAGGCCGAGGAGGCCTACCGGGCCAGCAACGAACGCCTCCAGCTGGCCACCACGGCCGCGCAGATTGGCATTTGGGAATATGAGGTCGGACCGGACCGGTTGATTTGGGACGAGCAGATGTTTGCTCTTTACGACATGGAGCGCCCTGAGTTCGAAGATAATTTCGAATCGTGGGAAAAACGCGTTCACCCTGAAGATCTCGAAGCAACCAAGGCCGAGCTTGCGCACTGCATCGATAGCGGTTCGGATCTGAATCTCAGTTTCAGGATTTTTTGGCGCGATGGCAGCATCCACCACATCCGCAACCTCGCAACCATCGCATACGACGCCGATGGCAATGCACTCAGTATAGTCGGCGCCAACTGGGATGTCACCGAAAGCAAGCAGGCCGAACGCGAGTTGGAGGAGTCGCGCCGCTTCCTCCGGGCGATCCTGGATATGATCCCCGTCGGGGTCTTTTGGAAGGGGTTGGACTTCCGATACCTCGGTGCCAACCAGACCTTCCTGCAGGATAAGGGACTCGGGGATCCGATGGACATCATCGGAAAGGATGACTATGCCATAAACACCGACCCGGCATCTTGCGACGGCTACCGCGCCGACGACCGCAACGTGATTGAATCCGGCGAACCCTTGCTCAACATCGAGGAAACCCATGGCGTCGCCAGCGGCGAAATCCGCCACCTGCTGACGAGTAAGATTCCCATGCGCAACGTCGAGGGCGAGGTTGTCGGGGTGCTTGGGGCCTATGTCGACATCACGCAGGTCAAGCTGCTGGAGGAGGAGCGCCACCGGGTGCAACGGCAATTGCAGCACATTGTCGATAATACCAACGACATGATCTTCCAGATCGATCTTAAAGGCAATTTCATCTATGCAAACTCGGCGGCCAAGGCGCTGACCGGCTATGCGGCGGATGAATTGGTCTCGAAGAATGTCATGGAGTTGATCCTTCCTGAATTCCAGGCCATGGTGCAGGGCCGCATCGAAAACCGGATCGGCGGCAATCCCGAGACCGGGCATTTTGCATTCCAGATCCGCCACAAGGACGGGCATTGCCTATGGGTGGAGCTTGCGACGAGTGGGGCCTACGACACCAAGGGGGAACTGGAGTCCATGCAGGCCGTTGCCCGCGATATCTCCACCCGCAAACATGCGGAGACCGAACTCGAAGAGTCGAGGAGTTTCCTTCAGACCATCATCAATACCATTCCCGCGCGCGTGTTCTGGAAAGATCTCCACTCGGTCTATATGGGTTGCAATACCTCCTTCGCCACGGATTCCGGCGTGGGCGATCCGGAAGACCTGGTCGGGAAAAGCGATTTTGACATGAGCTGGGGCGAGGCCGAGGCCGAGCTTTACCGCGCCGACGACCAGTCCGTGATCGAGAGCGGCGAGCCCAGGTTGAATTTCGAGGAAAGCCAGACCCGGCCCGATGGGTCGGTTTTCTGGCTGAGCACCAGCAAGGTGCCCATCCACAATAGCGTCGGCGAAATCATCGGCGTGCTGGGTGCGTACCAGGATATAACGGATCGAAAGGCACTGGAGGAGGAGCGTACGCGTCTCTTTGCCGCCATCAACCAGACGGCCGAGGCCATCGTCATCATGAAAACCGACGGCATCATCGAGTATGTGAACCCCGCTTTCGAGTCGGTCACCGGTTTTTCCCGGCAGGAGGCCGTTGGCGTTAGTCTGGCCATCATCAAGAGCGGCAAGCACGACGATGAGTTCTATTCAAAAATCTGGAGAACCATCGAAGCCGGAAAGATCTGGCGAGGCCGGATCGTCAACCGCCACAAGGATGGTTCATACTATACGGTCGAGGCCGCCATCTCGCCGGTGCGCGATGCCGATGGCGAGATCGTCAACCATGTGGTTTCAATCCGCGATATCAGCCAGGAGGTCGAACTCGAGGCCCACATGCGCCAGGCCCAGAAGATGGATGCCGTCGGGCGCCTGGCCGGAGGAGTTGCGCACGACTTCAACAACATTCTCCAATCCATCCTTGGCTTCAGTGGAATCCTCCTCTCGGAACTGGAGGCGGGATCGCCGCAATTCCAGGATGTGGACGAGATCCGCAAGGCGGCCCGCCGCGCCGGCGACCTCACCCGCCAACTGCTCACGCTCAGCCGCAAGCACAATGTGGAATACGCCGTCCAGAACCTTAACGAAATCATCCGCAACAGCGAACGCATGATGGAGCGGCTGATCGGGGAGAATATTGACCTCGTTTTCGACCTTCAGGCCGATCTGCAACCCGTACGGGTCGATCTTGGCCAAATTGAACAGATCCTGCTGAACCTCTATATCAACGCACGCGATGCCATGCCAGATGGAGGAACCCTCACCGTGGCCACCCGCAATGTCATGGCAGCGGAGGATGGGGGCATCGTCGAGGAGGGGGCGGGGAACGATCATGTTTGCCTCTGTGTCCATGATACCGGGGTCGGCATCCGCGAAGAGGTCCGCGAGCACCTTTTCGAGCCGTTCTTCACCACCAAAAAGGTGGGCGAGGGGACTGGTTTGGGGCTATCCGTCGTCTACGGCATTGTCCAGCAGCATGGAGGCTGGATCGATGTCTCAAGCAAGGTCGGCGAGGGGGCCAAGTTCAAGGTCTACCTTCCGGCATTCGACCGTTGCGAGCTCGATGGTTCCTCTGCCCAGGAACCGGAGGAAACCACGGACACTCCACTCGGGCGCGGGGAGCACATCGTGGTGGTGGAGGACGATGCCACCCTGTGCGACCTAACCAGGCGGATGCTCCAGGATGCCGGCTATGCCGTGGTTTCCGCAGTCAACCGCGAGCAAGCACTGCTCGCGTTGGAAGGCGCCGCATGCAACCTGTTGTTCTCCGATGTCGTGCTGCCGGATGGCACCGGCATCGAGCTGGCGCGGCAGGTGCGGGAGCGGTTCGGGAATATTCCCGTGCTGCTCTGCAGTGGCTATTCCCACGATGCGGAAACACACGACTCTTTGCAGTCCAATGGATTCCGGTATCTCCAGAAGCCCGTGGCCTCCATGAAACTGTTGCAAACCGTTCGGGAAATGCTTGATGAAGCCGCACGTTTATAG
- a CDS encoding general secretion pathway protein GspB — translation MSELSNEPPLVEDQVEFEETPSHGIMLTTLLLLIAGLLMCSAMLFHYGFKAKSPDGEPSKFNLAAIKQKMHALSAQQEKPEPTTPSTPTPPKTQPPPPNVPPVEAAQAPKPDSGINKFFAKRDDKLRWPKLKLTSFGSSTLPGGDFAIINGDQVHPGQLIEDKVTLVEVRDQDVVVEYMGETRTLTVDLHN, via the coding sequence GTGAGCGAATTGAGCAACGAGCCCCCTCTTGTAGAAGATCAGGTTGAATTTGAGGAAACGCCGTCGCACGGAATTATGCTGACGACCCTGCTGCTGCTGATCGCCGGCCTGCTCATGTGTAGCGCAATGCTCTTCCACTACGGGTTCAAGGCCAAAAGCCCGGATGGGGAACCTTCGAAATTTAATCTGGCGGCCATAAAGCAAAAGATGCACGCGCTCTCCGCGCAACAGGAAAAACCCGAGCCCACGACGCCCTCCACCCCAACTCCGCCCAAGACACAACCACCGCCCCCCAATGTACCGCCGGTCGAAGCCGCCCAGGCACCCAAACCGGATTCCGGCATCAATAAGTTTTTCGCGAAACGGGACGATAAGCTTCGCTGGCCCAAGCTGAAACTAACGAGCTTTGGCAGCTCAACCCTGCCAGGCGGCGACTTCGCCATCATCAACGGAGACCAGGTGCACCCCGGCCAGCTGATCGAAGACAAAGTTACGCTTGTGGAAGTCCGCGACCAGGATGTGGTGGTCGAATACATGGGCGAAACCCGCACCCTCACCGTCGATCTTCACAACTAA